TGTAAATGTTGCTACAGTGTCAAAGGTCTATCCATCCCAGGCTTACGCTGTCTTAAATGCCAGTGGTTACATAGTGCCTCAGAGAAAGGCATCTGTGGCATCAAAGATAACCGGAAAGATTATTGCATTATATGTCACTGAAGGGATGAGGATAAAAAAGGGTGATATTATAGCAAGGCTTGAAAATGATGATATGGTTGCCCAGAAAAAGATGGCACAGGCAAATCTTGAGCTCGCCCAGGCAAATCTTGCTTCTGCTGAGGCAGAGTTTGCGGATGCAAAAAAGGATTTTGAAAGAGAAAGGCTCCTCCTTGAGAAGGAGTTTACTACCAGGGCATCTTTTGATACCAAAGAGGCACGACTCAAAAAGGCAGAGGCAGCCCTGAAGAGTGCCCATGCCTCTGTGGCTGCATCTAAGGCAAACATAGAAAACATGGAAGTAAATCTCCAATATACGTATATAAAGGCACCTTTTGATGGCATAATCCTTACAAAGAATGCAGATATAGGAGATATAGTGACACCCCTCGGTGCTGCTGCCAATGCCAAAGCAGCAGTGGTAACTATGGCAGATATGGATTCCCTGGAGGTAGAGGCAGATATATCTGAATCTAATCTTGCAAGGATTTATGTAGGTCAACCCTGCGAGGTAACCCTCGATGCCATACCTGAAAAAAGGCTTGCAGGAAAAATAAGCATGATCGTTCCTACGGCAGACAGAAGTAAGGCAACCATCATGGTAAGGGTAAGATTTACAGAAAAGGATGCAAGGCTACTCCCTGAGATGAGCGCAAAGGTCATATTTCTGTCTAAATCATTGGATGCCAATGACAACAGGGACGCAAAAA
This is a stretch of genomic DNA from Syntrophorhabdaceae bacterium. It encodes these proteins:
- a CDS encoding efflux RND transporter periplasmic adaptor subunit, with amino-acid sequence MADDITGLKIDKAGKQQKTGKKRRLIYIIIFFLIISCGILIYRYGFSLLPVSVNVATVSKVYPSQAYAVLNASGYIVPQRKASVASKITGKIIALYVTEGMRIKKGDIIARLENDDMVAQKKMAQANLELAQANLASAEAEFADAKKDFERERLLLEKEFTTRASFDTKEARLKKAEAALKSAHASVAASKANIENMEVNLQYTYIKAPFDGIILTKNADIGDIVTPLGAAANAKAAVVTMADMDSLEVEADISESNLARIYVGQPCEVTLDAIPEKRLAGKISMIVPTADRSKATIMVRVRFTEKDARLLPEMSAKVIFLSKSLDANDNRDAKTVIDKNAIRDRKGKKNVFVVNGNVVKEQEIRIKGEFGNFLEVLEGVNVGEKVVLNPPSKLKDGSKIKVLER